The sequence AGATTTCTCAGGATCAGAATGAGTGCCAAATACTCGGCCACATAAGGATAAAAAGCGCCTAAGGCCGCTTTCCCCTTCTCATACCAACCAGAAAATTCAGCAGGCCATGTCAGCTGGGATAAAAACACAGCCATCCAAATGCCGAAGATAATGGCTGCGAAAAACGATGATTTCATGATCCGATCGCTCCGCCTTCGCTAGAAACACGCCAGGGTCTGGTCACCCGCGGCTGGAAGCTCAGGGAAAAATCACACCGCTCCAGCGTGAGATTGGGATTGTAGGCCGGATCGGCGCGTAACAGAGAACCCCAGCGCCGCTGCATGATCTCGATTTCCCGTTGGAAACGGCGTTGTTTTTCCGGCGTGTCCTCATAGCCGCGGGTGGCCGACTCGTGATGAAACAGCCGCGCCAATGGCGTCCAGACATTGCGGTAACCGCGATTGTGGATCTTCAGACACAGATCCACGTCGTTGAACGCGACTTTGAGTCCCTTTTCGTCGAAACCACCCACTTCCAGGAATACATCCCGCCGCACCAGCAGACAGGCGGCCGTCACCGCCGTCAGATGTTGGGCCAGACGCAATCGCCCCATCTGCCCCGGCGTCTCCGGAGGCCACCCGACCCACGGATGACCGGCCACGCCTCCGATTCCCAGGATAATGCCAGCGTGCTGGATGCGCCCGTCCGGATAATAGAGCATCGCCCCTACCGCGCCGGTTTCAGGATGGAGGGCATGAGCAACCATTTCCTGCAGCCATTCACGCTCGAGTATCTCCAGATCGTTGTTGAGAAAGCCAAGGATTTCTCCCTGCGCATGGCGAACGGCAAAATTGTTGATGGCGGAAAAGTTGAAAGGTTCATCATACCGCAATACCTGAAAGCCCTGGCGCCGGGACAACTCATCAAGATAGGCCAGGGATTGCGGGTCCTGCGAACGGTTGTCGACCACGATCACTTCATAATCGGGATACTCGGTTTTCTCCACCAGCGTTTCCACACAGCGGGACAGCAACTCATAACCGTCGCGGGTGGGAATGATCAGGCTGACTTTTGGGGGGTGCGTCGGCACACGGAAACGAACCCGGCAATGGCCGCCAGGCAAGGATTCCACCTCAGCGGGCAAAGAAAGGCGTTGCAAATGCTCCTGCACCGCCCGCACCGCCGCCCGGGCAGGATAGGACTTCTCGTCCGGCGCTTTGGCGGTGGAACCGGAAACAGCCCGCCAGTGATAGAGAATGAAGGGGACATGGCGAATTTGCTCAGGCGACAGCGTTTCCGTGACCCGCAATGCCAGATCCCAATCCTGACTGCCTTCGAATCCCTCCCGAAAGCCGCCACAGGCACGGACCGCATCAGCCCGATAAACACTTAGATGATTGAAATAATTTTGGCCCAGCAACAGCAAGGGATTCCAATCCGGTTTGAAATATGGATCGAAGTGGCGGCCCAGCTCATCAAGCTTATCCTCGTCGCTGTAGAGCAGCACTGCATGGGGATGAGCCGTGATCTCCTCGGCCATCAGATAAAGGGCATGCTCCGCTAGCTCGTCATCGTGATCCAGCAGCGCGATGTAGTCGCCTGTCGCCATCGCCAGCGCATCGTTCGAGGCTACGGAAATATGTCCATTGCAGTCCCGATAGCGGACCCGGATGCGCGGGTCCCGACGCCGATATTCCTCCAACACCCGCCTGACCTTGGGGGAGTGGGAGGCATCATCCACAATGCACAACTCCCAATGAGGATAGAGCTGATTCAGTACCGAATCGAGTGCGGCCCGCAACCAATGCACATCCGGATCATGCACCGGCATCAGGATGGAAAATGTTGGTATATTCCGCATCGAAATGATGCGCTTGCGGATTGCCTCACGGTCCGCCTCGGTCAGCCGACCGTACAGGCGGAACCAGGATTGGTACGCATCCCAATGTCGTCTTTGAACGGACTCGACCAACTGCCGCCTGGCCTCCAGCTTGCCGGGGCCGCACCAGGCACGGATCAGACGCACCGTCTCCCGGGCCCATGTGTCCGGTTGTCTCAACCACGAGTCCATCTCAGGCCTGAACAGCCTGGTTGCAGCAAGCAGACTGCCGATCTCGGTCACTTCCAGCCGCTTGATACGGAACTCCCCCGGCGCATGGCGGGGGTCGAATCGCCAGCCCTGCACCGCATCCGGCAAACGCACCACCCGCTCGAACCGGTTCCCGGATCCTGTCGGCAGCAGCGTGAAACACTGACACTCGTTGAAACCGTCACCAGTATCGTAATAGATCGTCGGCGGGGAGTCGCTATTGCCTGCCATCGTCAGGCTGACCCGCACCCAGCGGGAGGGAATCGGGCCGGGAAATCCAAGGTGAAAATGAGGGTCCGGCCCCTGGGCACGGAATCGTCCGCCGCCAAGGTCTTCGACCTGGTGCACCGGCATCAGGTGAGGTATGCAAGAACGGTGACGGACGAGCTGGTGCAGCCGCCTCAGCCTACGTCCAAGCATCCGCACCGGGGCGGATATCCGCCAGCTGGTGGATTGCATGACCTCCCGGTACGCCGTCTGCCAGTGCGCAATCTCCCGGCGCGACGCCGCCAACATCGCCTCCATGTCCTCGATCCGGCGCTGACGCGCTTCCAGCTCCTTCTCGCGCTCTGCCAGCAATCGTTTCAGATTGTCGGCATGGGTCTGGGTCATGGCCTGGATACGGTCCTTTTCCGCCAGCAGCTTCTCCAGATTCTCCCCGTGAATCCGGGCCTGGGCCAGCGACCGATCCCGCTCCGCCAGCAGCTTCTCCAGATTCTCCCCGTGGACCCGGGCCTGGGCCAGCGACCGCTCCCGCTCCGCCAATAGCTTCTCCAGATTCTCTCCGTGAATCCGGGCCTGGGCCAGCGACCGTTCCCGCTCCGCCAACAGCTTCTCCAGGTTGCGGATATGGGCTTCGGTCGCCTCGAATCCCCGGTGGGCATGGACCAGCAGCGCCACCCGGCTTTCCGCCGACCAACGGCGATCCCATTTGGCGTACAAAAGCCGCAGCGCGGTGTAACGCTTGTCATCCTTGCCGTGAACGCCGGAACCGTCGTCGGCCGTCAAGCGGTAGAAAGCCGTCACCCGATCCAAATGGTAGAAATCGGTATGGCGGGCCACCTGCAGCCAGAAATCCCAATCCTCATAGACTTCGAACGCTTCATCGAAGCGGCAGCCATCCAGAAGGGCTCTATCGAACAGAACCGCATGGATGGGAATGAAATTAACCCCCATCAACTTCACCGGTTCATACGGCTCGTTGTAGACATGGGTTTCCCGCCATTCGCCATTGATCCGCTCGACGCACTGGACACCCGCATAGGCGGCCTTTTCCCGGTGCTGGGTCAGGGCCTCCACCAAACCGGCCACGTGTTCCGGAGCGAGCCAATCGTCATCATCGAGAAACCCGAGATACCGCCCCCGGGCGGCACCCAACCCCGCGTTGGCAGCAGCGGCCCGCCCGCGCCCCGGTTGCAGATCGAGATACCGCATCTCCGTAAACCGGGAACGGAAAGGTTCGAGCACTTCCCTCACGTCACAACCGCCATCGTTGACGACGATCACTTCCAAGCGAGGATAGGTCTGCCCAGCCAGGGAACCAAGCGCCTGCCGCAGCAGTTGGGGGCGGTCCTTGGTTCTGACAATTATAGAAACGGGATAAGACATGAGGTCAACGCCTGCGCAAAACAAACACTAGTTCATGCGTCCTAAGTGACTTTTCATTACCGAAACCGGAATCCACTAGCATCCGAATAAGGCGTTCCCCCAAAGGCGTCGCCGGCATTTGATTCCTAATTACATGCTCTATACGCATCCCAGAATCCTCAAATAAATGGGCAATGGAATCCTCTGTAAACCAACGAAGATGCGTTACACACTTCAGACCATAGGGGATATAATCCCATCTACCTCTTGCCTGATCCATAATCACGGACCAATGCCCAACATTAGGAATACTGATGAGCATCGATCCTTTCTGAGACAGAAGATTCCTAAGAGAAGACAATACGCGCCATGGATTTATGGTATGCTCAAGGACATCACCACATAAAATAAAATCGAACTGATTCTGTTTCATGCTGGAAGAGAAGGATTCTATTGAAACTGTATGAACCTCGTGATAAAAGGGCATAGCCTGTTGCGCCAGCACTGGATTAGGCTCGATACCAACCACTATTGAATGTGGATACCGCTTCTCCTGCTTCAGCCAACGACCGAATGCCCCTCCTCCACAACCAACGTCCAGAATCGTCCTGGCGCTAAGGGGAACCAGTCCCCAAAGGTCAGGACGGGGCTGACTCGCATATCCGCAAAACCGATGCACAAGCGCCCCTTTGCAAACAACCACAGGAACGTCAGCGTTTACATGTCGATCACAGCGATAAAGAATACAACCTGTATCATGAGCCGATTTCAACAACATTGGCTTATACGGATGAAGCGCCAGCAGCTCTGATACTTCAAGGAATGTGGTAATCGTTGTATAATTAACAGGCAAATCCGCCACTTGTTCTTCGGAAGATGTGACATTATAAACAGGAACAGCAGCAACGGCATCACTGTCTTCCTTTAAAGTCCGCAACATTTTGTTCAGCGCCATTCGGGAAACGATTACCTGAGGATCTTTGACCAATAATAAATATTCACCCGATGACGAGGGAAGCGGCTTCCCGGGAAGGTAGTCGTGCCACACCACCCCTTTCAACTGCTTACGAGTTATGTTCCTACAGAAACGATAAGAAAACTCAACTTCCTCGATTTCGGATGAATACCCAATAGGCCAAAAAACCTGTATTGACATGGACATCTCCATCATCACTGTGAATTATTACACAGACCAGCTTCTACCAGGACTCATAAACTCACTGTCCAGCCAATCCGGCACGACCGAA comes from Methylomarinovum tepidoasis and encodes:
- a CDS encoding glycosyltransferase; this encodes MSYPVSIIVRTKDRPQLLRQALGSLAGQTYPRLEVIVVNDGGCDVREVLEPFRSRFTEMRYLDLQPGRGRAAAANAGLGAARGRYLGFLDDDDWLAPEHVAGLVEALTQHREKAAYAGVQCVERINGEWRETHVYNEPYEPVKLMGVNFIPIHAVLFDRALLDGCRFDEAFEVYEDWDFWLQVARHTDFYHLDRVTAFYRLTADDGSGVHGKDDKRYTALRLLYAKWDRRWSAESRVALLVHAHRGFEATEAHIRNLEKLLAERERSLAQARIHGENLEKLLAERERSLAQARVHGENLEKLLAERDRSLAQARIHGENLEKLLAEKDRIQAMTQTHADNLKRLLAEREKELEARQRRIEDMEAMLAASRREIAHWQTAYREVMQSTSWRISAPVRMLGRRLRRLHQLVRHRSCIPHLMPVHQVEDLGGGRFRAQGPDPHFHLGFPGPIPSRWVRVSLTMAGNSDSPPTIYYDTGDGFNECQCFTLLPTGSGNRFERVVRLPDAVQGWRFDPRHAPGEFRIKRLEVTEIGSLLAATRLFRPEMDSWLRQPDTWARETVRLIRAWCGPGKLEARRQLVESVQRRHWDAYQSWFRLYGRLTEADREAIRKRIISMRNIPTFSILMPVHDPDVHWLRAALDSVLNQLYPHWELCIVDDASHSPKVRRVLEEYRRRDPRIRVRYRDCNGHISVASNDALAMATGDYIALLDHDDELAEHALYLMAEEITAHPHAVLLYSDEDKLDELGRHFDPYFKPDWNPLLLLGQNYFNHLSVYRADAVRACGGFREGFEGSQDWDLALRVTETLSPEQIRHVPFILYHWRAVSGSTAKAPDEKSYPARAAVRAVQEHLQRLSLPAEVESLPGGHCRVRFRVPTHPPKVSLIIPTRDGYELLSRCVETLVEKTEYPDYEVIVVDNRSQDPQSLAYLDELSRRQGFQVLRYDEPFNFSAINNFAVRHAQGEILGFLNNDLEILEREWLQEMVAHALHPETGAVGAMLYYPDGRIQHAGIILGIGGVAGHPWVGWPPETPGQMGRLRLAQHLTAVTAACLLVRRDVFLEVGGFDEKGLKVAFNDVDLCLKIHNRGYRNVWTPLARLFHHESATRGYEDTPEKQRRFQREIEIMQRRWGSLLRADPAYNPNLTLERCDFSLSFQPRVTRPWRVSSEGGAIGS
- a CDS encoding class I SAM-dependent methyltransferase, producing the protein MSIQVFWPIGYSSEIEEVEFSYRFCRNITRKQLKGVVWHDYLPGKPLPSSSGEYLLLVKDPQVIVSRMALNKMLRTLKEDSDAVAAVPVYNVTSSEEQVADLPVNYTTITTFLEVSELLALHPYKPMLLKSAHDTGCILYRCDRHVNADVPVVVCKGALVHRFCGYASQPRPDLWGLVPLSARTILDVGCGGGAFGRWLKQEKRYPHSIVVGIEPNPVLAQQAMPFYHEVHTVSIESFSSSMKQNQFDFILCGDVLEHTINPWRVLSSLRNLLSQKGSMLISIPNVGHWSVIMDQARGRWDYIPYGLKCVTHLRWFTEDSIAHLFEDSGMRIEHVIRNQMPATPLGERLIRMLVDSGFGNEKSLRTHELVFVLRRR